The genomic segment GGCGCTGCTGGACAACGCGCCGGCCGCCGCGATTCCGGTATTCCAGCGGCCGGGCAGCAACGCACTGGATATATCCGAGCGGGTGCGGGCGAAAATGGCCGAGCTCAAGAAGAGCTTCCCGCAGGGCGTGGACTACCAGATCGTCTACGACCCGACCGTGTTCGTACGCGAGTCGATCCGCGATGTCGTGCATACGCTGATCGAGGCGATCGTGCTCGTCGTGCTCGTCGTGATCCTGTTCCTCCAGACCTGGCGGGCGTCGGTGATCCCGTTGGTCGCGGTCCCCGTATCGCTGGTGGGCACCTTCGCGGTCATGTACCTGTTCGGGTTCTCGTTGAACGCGCTGTCGCTGTTCGGCCTGGTGCTGGCCATCGGCATCGTGGTGGACGACGCGATCGTGGTGGTCGAAAACGTACAGCGCAATATCGAGAACGGGCTCACGCCGGTGGCCGCGACCCACCAGGCGATGCGCGAGGTGACCGGGCCGATCATCGCCACTGCGCTTGTGCTGTGCGCGGTGTTCGTGCCGACCGCGTTCATCAGTGGCCTGTCAGGCCAGTTCTACAAGCAGTTCGCGCTCACGATCGCGATCAGCACGGTGATTTCGGCGTTCAACTCGCTCACCCTGAGCCCCGCGCTGTCGGCGCTTCTACTCAAGGAGAAAGGCGCCGCACCCGATAGGCCCACCCGCCTGATCAACACACTGTTCGGCTGGCTGTTCCGGCCGTTCAACCGTTTCTTCGCGGCGTTGTCCAACGGCTACGTGCACGGCATTGGCCGCATATTTCGTATCGGCGGCATCACCCTACTGGTCTATGGCGGACTGATCGGTCTGACCTGGCTGGGGTTCGCCCAGACGCCGACCGGCTTTGTGCCCCAGCAGGACAAGCAGTATCTGGTGGCCTTCGCGCAGCTGCCGGACGCGGCCACCCTGGACCGGACCGAGGCGGTGATCCGCCGTATGGGCGAACTCGTCGCCGACCAGCCGGGCGCCGAGAGCGCCGTCCAGTTTCCGGGACTGAATATCAACGGGTTCACCAACAGCCCCAATACCGGCATCGTGTTCGTCACCCTCGACCCGTTCGAGCAGCGGTCCACGGCGGATCTGTCGGCCGGCGCGATCGCCGCTGCGCTCAACCAGAAGTTCGCGGGCATACAGGAGGCGTTCGTGGCGGTGTTTCCGCCGCCGCCAGTGAACGGGCTCGGCACGATCGGCGGTTTTCGCATGCAGATCCAGGATCGCGCCGATCTGGGTTCCGAGGCCCTGTACGCAGAAACCCAGAAACTGATCGCGGCCGGCAATGCCGAGCCGGCACTGCAAGGACTGTTCACCGGCTTCCAGCAGAATGTGCCCCAGATCGATGCCGAGGTGAATCGCGACAAGGCGATCGCCCAGGGCGTGAACCTGCAGCAGCTGTTCGACACCATGCAGGTTTATCTCGGCTCGCTGTATGTCAATCAGTTCAATCGCTTCGGGCGCACCTATCAGGTCAATGTCCAGGCCGAACCGGAATTCCGTCTGGAGCCCGACGATATCCTGCATCTGAAGACCCGCAACGCCGACGGCGCGATGATTCCGCTGGGCGCGTTCGTCACCCTCAACGCCTCCTCCGGGCCGGACCGGGTCATGCATTACAACGGCTATGCCACCGCCGAAATCAACGGCGGGCCAGCGCCGGGCTTTAGTACCGGCCAGGCCCAGGCGGCCATGGAGCGTGTAGCCCAACAGAGCCTGCCCAACGGCATGAGCTTCGAGTGGACCGACCTGACCTATCAGCAGATCCTCGCCGGGAACACCGGCCTGCTCATCTTCCCCCTGGTGGTGGTGCTGGTCTTTCTGGTGCTCGCGGCCCAGTACGAGAGTCTCGGCCTGCCGTTGGCGGTGATCCTGATCATGCCGATGGTGCTGTTCTCGGCCCTGGTCGGCGTACGTATCTCCGGCGGCGACAACAACATATTCACCCAGATCGGGCTGATCGTACTGGTGGCGCTGGCCAGCAAGAATGCGATCCTCATCGTGGAGTTCGCCCGCGATCGCGAAGCAGAAGGTGCCAGCTCCCTCCGAGCGGTGCTCGATGCCGCTCGACTGCGCCTGCGGCCGATCCTGATGACCTCGATGGCGTTCATCATGGGCGTGGTGCCGCTGGTGATCTCGACCGGCGCCGGTGCGGAGATGCGCCGAGCCATGGGCGTGGCCGTGTTCTCCGGCATGATCGGCGTGACCTTCTTCGGGCTCATGCTCACGCCGCTGTTCTATCTGCTGGTGCGCAAGGCCGCGCGATCGATCGCCCATCGCCGCGCCGTGCGTGCCCGCGCTACGCGCATGCACACCGATCGACTGGCGCCGCCCGCGGGAGACCGTCGATGACAGTACGCTATTGGCTCGTCGCGCTGACGCTGGGGCTCGGCGCCTGCGCGGTCGGTCCGGACTACACCCCGCCGGTCACGCCCGGCGCCGAGCTGCAGACAGACGATCAGAGCGCCTTCGTCACGCAGAGCCCGGAGGCGGCGTGGTGGGCCCAGTTCGATGACCCCGAACTCGACTCGCTGGTCACACGCGCGCTCGGCTCGAACCTGGATCTGCAGATTGCGCTGGATCGGGTGCGCGCGGCGCGTGCGATCTTTAACGACCGGCAATACGACTACGCCCCGCATGTGCCGGTTGCGGCGAGCTATACGCGCCGAGACCAGCAGGAGCCCGGCTTGACCGACACGCCGATCGAAACCGAACAGTACCGGCTCGGTTTCGATGCCCGATGGGAGATCGACCTGTTCGGCCGCGTACGGCGTTCGGTGGAAGCCGCGCGCGCAGATCTGGGCGCCGAGCAGGCAGCGCTGCGATCGGCCGAGGTCATGGTGGCCGCCGAGGTCGCACGCAACTATTTCGAGTTGCGCGGCGCGCAGAGTCGTATCCGCGTTGCCAACCGCAATCTGGACAATGCACGGCAGACGCTCGACCAGACCCGCATACGCTACGAGATCGGCCGTATCTCGCAGCGCGATGTGTTCAGCAGCCGTTCGCAGTTCAAGGCCATCGAGGCCCGTATCCCACCGCTGCAGGCGGCCGAACGCCGTGCGGCCTTCCGTCTTGCCGTGCTGCTAGGCCAGCGCCCCGGCACGCTGGACAACGAACTGGCGCCCGCGCCGATCGTGCCCTATGCCAAGGCGCTGCCGATCGGCGACCCGGCCGCTCTGTTGCGCCGACGGCCCGACGTGCAAATCGCCGAAAGACGGCTCGCCGCGGCAACCGCGCGCGTGGGTGTGGCCACCGCCGATCTGTTCCCGCGTGTGAACGTGACCGGTTTTGTCGGGTTTCTGTCCGGCAACGCCTCGGATCTGTTCGACTTCAGCGCCGAGGCCGCACGCGCCTGGTCGGTTACACCGACCGTGAGCTGGGCCGCCTTCGACTTCGGCTCGCTGCGCGCACGGCTCAAGGCCACCGAGGCCCAGGCGGATGCCGCGCTGGCCGGTTATCACAAGGCCGTGCTGATCGCCCTGGAGGATACCCGCAACAGCCTGACCGCCTACGCAAACGAGCAGCGTCGGCTGGCCAGCCTCGTGGAGCAGGCCGACGCGGCCGCGCGCGCCGCCGATATGGCCGCCGTGCAGTACCGCGTCGGCGCGCTCGACTTCCTCGATCTGCTCGACGCACAGCGTATCCAGCTGGACGCCGAGGACGCAGTGGCCGTGTCGGAGCTGGCGGTCAATGTGGGCGTCGCCGGTATCTACAAGGCGCTAGGCGGCGTCGGCCAGCCCGAGACGGACTATCTCTCCGGCCGGTGACGACCCACCCCAGGCAGGCCAGCCCGCGCCCGGCCATGCATAAGGTCGAGGTTTACCACCGCATGGCCGGCGTCGGTGGGCACGGGCGACGGTCCACGCGTCACGCTATGCGCCCGCGCCTGCCGCCGTTTTCGTCGCGCCGCCGGCGCTCGTGTCGCTGTCGCCACGCCCAACAAAAAACAGCAGCACGGCGATGACCGCGCCGATCGCGTCGCTGATCAAACCAGGATAGATCAGCGCCAGTGCGCCGATCAGCGCCAGCACACGCCACAGCGCGCCGAGCGGACCACGCAGATAACCTTCCACGGCCACCGCCAGCAACAGCACACCGACCACGCCGGTGGCCGCCACCGCGGCGACGTTGGCCCAGGTGGCATCGATCATGAGCATGCTGTGCGCGAACACGAACATATAGGGCACCACGAAGCCGGCAATCGCGAGCTTCATCGCCTGCACGCCGGTCGCGTTGGGCGAGCCGCCGGAAATGCCGGCGCCGGCATAGGCCGCCAGGGCCACCGGCGGCGTCAGGTTCGCGAAGATGCCGAAATAGAACACGAACATGTGGGCCACGAAGATGGCCGTGTCGTTGGAGCCGGCCAGTTCACGGAACAACGGCAGATTCAGCAGGATCGGCGCCGCCATGGTCGAGGTGATGATATAGCAGGGAATACTCGGCAGGCCCATGCCGAGCACGATCGACGCCATCATGGTCAGCGCCAGGGTCACGAGCAGGCGCAGCATGTCGTAGGGAATGGCCTGGCCCATGTTGACCACCGCATCGGCGGCATCGAGCGCAATGCCGGTGAGGGTGGCGATACCGACGATGATGCCCACGGCCGCACAGGCGATCGCCACCGGAATGGCGTTGCGTACGCCCTCGACCATGGCGTCGCGACAGTCGCCGAAATCCATGACCTCGGATTCGACCGGCAACCGCGAGCGTATGGCGTTGATGGCCAGCGGCAGCGCAATGATCGCGAACAGCCACAGCCGGGAGGCCGGCAGCCCCGGCATCGTGCGGCCATCGAGCAAGGCAAAGATCTGCGGCTCGAAGACCAGCGCGACCAGCACCGCGGACAGCGGTATCACCAGGCGTGCGGTACCGCAGATGAGCACGGTCGCCGCGATCGACCAGAAGGCCGCGAAGAACGGCGCCCGGCCTTCGAAGATCAGCCACAGCAGAATGACCATCGGCAACAGCAGATGGCCGCGCTTGAGCATGACGTCCTTGAGCGGGGTCAGCTCGGAGCGCGGAATGCCCGACAGTCCGTTGCGCAGGGCCCGCAGATGCACCTGGAACAGAATGCCCAGATAGAACAGCAGCGCCGGGATGATGCCGGCGAGCATGACCTGGGTATAGGCCACGCCCAGCACCTCGGCCATGATGAACGCCGCCGCGCCCATGATCGGCGGCAGAATCTGGCCGCCGACGCTGGCTGCCGCCTCGACTGCCCCGGCGAAGTTGGCTTTGTAGCCG from the Salinisphaera sp. T31B1 genome contains:
- a CDS encoding multidrug efflux RND transporter permease subunit; translation: MKLSQFFISRPIFAGVLSTLILLVGLLALPLLPISEYPEVVPPTVVVKASYPGANPKVIGDTVAGPLEQAINGVEGMLYQSSQSTADGVMTLTITFALGTDPDTAQVLVQNRVSQALPELPEEVQRLGVTTNKASPDLTMVVHLVSPSERYDRLYLANYALVRVKDELARLDGVGDVQVFGAGEYSMRIWLDPEKLASRNMTAGDVVAAIRDQNIQVAAGQLGAPPTRSSADFQLLINTKGRLTTADEFENIVVKTGGLGQITYLKDVARVQIGADTYALRALLDNAPAAAIPVFQRPGSNALDISERVRAKMAELKKSFPQGVDYQIVYDPTVFVRESIRDVVHTLIEAIVLVVLVVILFLQTWRASVIPLVAVPVSLVGTFAVMYLFGFSLNALSLFGLVLAIGIVVDDAIVVVENVQRNIENGLTPVAATHQAMREVTGPIIATALVLCAVFVPTAFISGLSGQFYKQFALTIAISTVISAFNSLTLSPALSALLLKEKGAAPDRPTRLINTLFGWLFRPFNRFFAALSNGYVHGIGRIFRIGGITLLVYGGLIGLTWLGFAQTPTGFVPQQDKQYLVAFAQLPDAATLDRTEAVIRRMGELVADQPGAESAVQFPGLNINGFTNSPNTGIVFVTLDPFEQRSTADLSAGAIAAALNQKFAGIQEAFVAVFPPPPVNGLGTIGGFRMQIQDRADLGSEALYAETQKLIAAGNAEPALQGLFTGFQQNVPQIDAEVNRDKAIAQGVNLQQLFDTMQVYLGSLYVNQFNRFGRTYQVNVQAEPEFRLEPDDILHLKTRNADGAMIPLGAFVTLNASSGPDRVMHYNGYATAEINGGPAPGFSTGQAQAAMERVAQQSLPNGMSFEWTDLTYQQILAGNTGLLIFPLVVVLVFLVLAAQYESLGLPLAVILIMPMVLFSALVGVRISGGDNNIFTQIGLIVLVALASKNAILIVEFARDREAEGASSLRAVLDAARLRLRPILMTSMAFIMGVVPLVISTGAGAEMRRAMGVAVFSGMIGVTFFGLMLTPLFYLLVRKAARSIAHRRAVRARATRMHTDRLAPPAGDRR
- a CDS encoding TolC family protein codes for the protein MTVRYWLVALTLGLGACAVGPDYTPPVTPGAELQTDDQSAFVTQSPEAAWWAQFDDPELDSLVTRALGSNLDLQIALDRVRAARAIFNDRQYDYAPHVPVAASYTRRDQQEPGLTDTPIETEQYRLGFDARWEIDLFGRVRRSVEAARADLGAEQAALRSAEVMVAAEVARNYFELRGAQSRIRVANRNLDNARQTLDQTRIRYEIGRISQRDVFSSRSQFKAIEARIPPLQAAERRAAFRLAVLLGQRPGTLDNELAPAPIVPYAKALPIGDPAALLRRRPDVQIAERRLAAATARVGVATADLFPRVNVTGFVGFLSGNASDLFDFSAEAARAWSVTPTVSWAAFDFGSLRARLKATEAQADAALAGYHKAVLIALEDTRNSLTAYANEQRRLASLVEQADAAARAADMAAVQYRVGALDFLDLLDAQRIQLDAEDAVAVSELAVNVGVAGIYKALGGVGQPETDYLSGR
- a CDS encoding TRAP transporter permease — translated: MSQSPKSSSSISVAPEIASRETLEKYDRESAVRDGLPRPVMTFVSALCVLLALFHLYTSFSGPLVDVVQRSIHLYTLLGLTFIIYPMLKSGARDRVPWPDVLFALVSFAIGCYMMIAADRVIASAGRINSVDMWVGLAALLLVIDAARRVTGWGLPGLAAIFLAYGFYAKLSLYPQLSEAIVLATTRQIVSHLVYITEGLLGTAIAVSASYIILFILFGAFLVKSGLGQLFNDLALTIAGPTRGGPAKVAVIASGFLGSINGSAIANVVTTGAFTIPLMKRTGYKANFAGAVEAAASVGGQILPPIMGAAAFIMAEVLGVAYTQVMLAGIIPALLFYLGILFQVHLRALRNGLSGIPRSELTPLKDVMLKRGHLLLPMVILLWLIFEGRAPFFAAFWSIAATVLICGTARLVIPLSAVLVALVFEPQIFALLDGRTMPGLPASRLWLFAIIALPLAINAIRSRLPVESEVMDFGDCRDAMVEGVRNAIPVAIACAAVGIIVGIATLTGIALDAADAVVNMGQAIPYDMLRLLVTLALTMMASIVLGMGLPSIPCYIITSTMAAPILLNLPLFRELAGSNDTAIFVAHMFVFYFGIFANLTPPVALAAYAGAGISGGSPNATGVQAMKLAIAGFVVPYMFVFAHSMLMIDATWANVAAVAATGVVGVLLLAVAVEGYLRGPLGALWRVLALIGALALIYPGLISDAIGAVIAVLLFFVGRGDSDTSAGGATKTAAGAGA